TTGACCTCGGCATACACCTGCGTCGTCTCCAGCTGCCGATGCCCCAGAACGGCCTGCGCGACCTCGCAACCCATCTCCTTCCGGATCCTGGTTGCCGCCGAATGCCGCAGCTGGTTCGGGCTCCACGAGGGCAGGCCTGCCTTTTCGCAACCGCGATCGACCGCCCGCCGGTAGCTCGCCGTGTCGTAGCAGTCCCGCAGGTTCTGAACGTCCGACCCCCTGCGCACTTTCCGCGCCCGGTTGCTGTGCGACGGCCACACCTTCGACTTGCGAGCTGCCCGCATCGCGGCCCGCCGCTCCTTCTCGGCCTCTCTCGGCGAGAACAGCGCGACGACCGGATCGAGCTTCAGGAAGGGCACCAGGACTTCCTGCGCCTGCGGCCCGAGCGGCACCACGCGGTCCATGCCGTGATGCTCCACCTTGTGGTCCGTCGGACGGTAGATCCACACCCGGCCGCCGCGGTCGATGTCCCCCATGCGCATCTGCACGACCTCCTGCGGTCGCATCCCGGTCAACCACTGCAACCGGATCATCGCCGCGACCTGGCGCGCGACGAACGGCAGCACGGCTTCCATGTCCGCGCCATCGACCGGCCGCACGGGCGCCGACTCCCGCGCGAGCGTTCGGCCGCGCTTCAATCCCGGCACCGCGAGCAGCGCCTGGTGGACGGGAGCCGGCACCAGCTCGTTCTCGACCGCCCAGCGGAACGCCTGCTTGATGCGCGAGACGTAGCCGTTGATCGTCGTGCGGCACAGGTCCTTCCCGATCATCGCTTCGCGGCACGCCTTCAACGCGAGCGGCCCGAACGCCGTCGCTGGCACGTCGCCGTACAGATCGTTCAAGACTCGCATCGCCGGCTTGATGATCGACAGCTCGCTCGTCGGCTTGCCGTTCTTGCGGTAGTAGACCTCCGCGTGCCGCCAGTAGCCCGCGATCACCTGCTTGACCACGATGGCCGCCTCGGGCGTCCAGCAGCCCTTCGCCTGCCACTCGGCGATCACTCGCCGGTACCGCTGCAGCGCCTCGTCGGAGCCGAAGGCACCGAGGTAGACGAAACGGCCCGCGAGCTTCACGACGGCCTGACCCGTCGCCTTGTGTTCAAAGCACGCCGGCACCGCCGGCGCGTTGCTTGACCTTGCCATCGCACGAACTCCCCCGGTGTAGTGCTACACCGGAAACGCGGCTGACCCAACTCGCGCCCGGCGATGGCCGGGGAGTGCCCAACTGGGCTCTCGACAAGCAGTAGAGAAATGGTCGGAGCGAGAAGATTTGAAC
The Planctomycetia bacterium genome window above contains:
- a CDS encoding site-specific integrase codes for the protein MARSSNAPAVPACFEHKATGQAVVKLAGRFVYLGAFGSDEALQRYRRVIAEWQAKGCWTPEAAIVVKQVIAGYWRHAEVYYRKNGKPTSELSIIKPAMRVLNDLYGDVPATAFGPLALKACREAMIGKDLCRTTINGYVSRIKQAFRWAVENELVPAPVHQALLAVPGLKRGRTLARESAPVRPVDGADMEAVLPFVARQVAAMIRLQWLTGMRPQEVVQMRMGDIDRGGRVWIYRPTDHKVEHHGMDRVVPLGPQAQEVLVPFLKLDPVVALFSPREAEKERRAAMRAARKSKVWPSHSNRARKVRRGSDVQNLRDCYDTASYRRAVDRGCEKAGLPSWSPNQLRHSAATRIRKEMGCEVAQAVLGHRQLETTQVYAEVNQARAVEAMERLG